The DNA window GTCGCGGCCAGCTCGACGCGACGAAGGATCTCGCGCAGCACGATGCGCATCTCCACCATCGCGAAACCCGCACCGAGACAACGCCGATTGCCGCCACCGAACGGGAACCACGTCGTCGGGCTCAGTGTCGCGCCGACCATCCGGTCCGGATCGAATTTGTCCGGATCCGGGTAGACGTTCGGATCGGCGTGAACCGATGTGATGCTGGGGACCACCATCACCCCGGCCGGTAGCTGGTAGCCCGCCACCTCGACAGGTTCCTTCAGGATCCGACCCACATCGGGCACCACCGGGCGGATCCGCAGCGTCTCCTTGGCAATCGCATCGAGGTACTCGTCGCCGGCGGCATCACCGGCTTCGGCCGCGGCGACCGCCTTCGCCAAGATCGCCGGGTGGCGGGTCAACCGCTCCAACGCCCACGCCAGCCCGGTGGCGGTGGTGTCGTGGCCGGCGACCAGCAGGGTGATCAGCTGATCGCGCAATTCCTTGTCGCTCATGCCGCCCGCCTGGACCAGCATCGCCAGGGCGTCGGTGCGCTCGGCGATATCGGGATCGGCGCGGCGTTCGGCGATTTCGGCGTACAGCAGCCGGTCGGATTCCTCGATGTTGCGCGCCAACCGCCGCCACGGGAGGCGGCTCTGCAGGCTCGGTTTCGCGATCGCCAACGACTCCCACGGGCCGACTCTCAACAGCCGCGGCATCACGTCACGCAGCGCCGCCAGCCGTACCGGGTCGCTGGCTCCGATCACCGTCCGCAGGATCACCTCCAGGGTGATCTCCGAGGTCCTCGGTGCCACCGGGAACGGCTCGCCCACTGGCCAGCCCGCAATGCTGTCCGCCGCGATCTCGGCCATCAACTCGGCCTGCCGCGCGACGGCGTCGCGATGGAACGGCGCCATCATCAACCGGCGGCGCTCACGATGGACGTCGTCGTCGATCACCAGGACCGAGCTGTCGCCCAACAGACCGCCCAACATCGAATTGGCTTCGCCCGCATGGAAAATCCGCGGGTCACCGGCGAACACCGTCTTGATGACGTCCGGATCGGCCAGGTAGACCATCTCCCCCATCATCGTGTTGCGCAGCGTGAAGATCTTGCCGTGACGGCGCCGGCATGCCGCGACGAACTGCGGCCACCAGCGCATCATCAACACCAGCTGCAGCGCCGCGGGCAACTTGG is part of the Mycolicibacterium tusciae JS617 genome and encodes:
- a CDS encoding cytochrome P450, which gives rise to MSPTAQNGLPAGPKLPAALQLVLMMRWWPQFVAACRRRHGKIFTLRNTMMGEMVYLADPDVIKTVFAGDPRIFHAGEANSMLGGLLGDSSVLVIDDDVHRERRRLMMAPFHRDAVARQAELMAEIAADSIAGWPVGEPFPVAPRTSEITLEVILRTVIGASDPVRLAALRDVMPRLLRVGPWESLAIAKPSLQSRLPWRRLARNIEESDRLLYAEIAERRADPDIAERTDALAMLVQAGGMSDKELRDQLITLLVAGHDTTATGLAWALERLTRHPAILAKAVAAAEAGDAAGDEYLDAIAKETLRIRPVVPDVGRILKEPVEVAGYQLPAGVMVVPSITSVHADPNVYPDPDKFDPDRMVGATLSPTTWFPFGGGNRRCLGAGFAMVEMRIVLREILRRVELAATSEPGEKTKLKHVIMTPARGGRVTVRAVKQVASVAAGAPEVPSGRL